The proteins below are encoded in one region of Mycobacterium pseudokansasii:
- a CDS encoding NERD domain-containing protein: MQVRDKGMALAVKDGRWVTIAESQFPHERQGLQAVKQKLPDAEPFRAWANFEFRDSRGRWHEVDLLVLARDTLYLIELKHYRGILRGNDHVWMRTGHRAEDSPLLLTRRKAQYFSSLLKDAIRQRGGEQARDRIPYVQELVFLHSPDFECDLPPSSRINLYGLDGHTKTTGLPGISERPLAPARHDPISERDSQVIAGLMKAIGLAPRRQREVGSWIIDEKPLADGDGWQDWPAFHHVNTEDHVRIRFYPAGQGSTKADDHARKQAVTHEYALLSRLTYDGLQAPKDLVSEPELGVGLVFPQPKADTPLDLWLADHQDSLTLENQLDLIARIADIIHYAHRHRVVHRGLNPRSVATATIPAWATTFASTQPSCG, translated from the coding sequence ATGCAGGTCCGCGACAAGGGGATGGCTCTAGCGGTGAAGGACGGTCGCTGGGTCACGATCGCCGAGTCGCAGTTCCCGCATGAAAGGCAAGGGCTGCAGGCCGTCAAGCAGAAGCTGCCCGACGCCGAGCCATTCCGCGCCTGGGCCAACTTCGAGTTCCGCGACAGCCGCGGCCGCTGGCATGAGGTCGACCTGCTGGTCCTGGCCCGCGACACGCTTTACCTGATTGAGCTGAAGCACTACCGGGGCATCTTGCGCGGCAATGACCACGTCTGGATGCGCACCGGGCATCGCGCCGAAGACTCCCCCTTATTACTCACTCGCCGTAAGGCTCAGTATTTTTCGTCGCTGCTCAAAGACGCGATTCGGCAACGCGGCGGCGAACAGGCGCGCGACCGCATCCCCTACGTACAAGAGCTGGTGTTCCTGCACAGCCCCGACTTCGAGTGCGACCTACCGCCGAGCTCGCGGATCAACCTCTACGGCCTGGACGGCCACACGAAAACCACCGGCCTGCCCGGCATCTCCGAGCGTCCGCTGGCCCCCGCCAGGCACGACCCGATCAGCGAGCGCGATAGCCAAGTCATCGCCGGCCTGATGAAGGCGATCGGCCTGGCACCACGGCGCCAGCGTGAAGTCGGGTCCTGGATCATCGACGAAAAGCCGCTGGCCGACGGCGACGGCTGGCAGGATTGGCCGGCCTTTCACCACGTCAACACCGAAGATCACGTTCGCATCCGCTTCTACCCCGCGGGGCAGGGCTCGACGAAAGCTGACGATCACGCCCGCAAGCAGGCCGTCACCCACGAGTACGCCCTGTTGTCGCGGCTGACCTACGACGGGCTGCAGGCCCCCAAGGACTTGGTCAGCGAGCCCGAGCTCGGCGTCGGCCTGGTCTTTCCTCAGCCCAAGGCCGACACCCCCTTGGATCTGTGGCTGGCCGACCATCAGGACAGCTTGACGCTGGAAAATCAGCTCGACCTGATCGCCCGGATCGCCGACATCATCCATTACGCACATCGCCACCGAGTAGTCCACCGTGGCCTCAACCCTCGTTCGGTCGCCACCGCTACA
- a CDS encoding phytoene desaturase family protein yields MDVTVVGSGPNGLAAAVICARAGLEVQVLEAQPTFGGGARSAADGEYPEVMHDVCSAVHPLALASPFFAEFDLSARGVTLAVPEISYANPLPGRPAAIAYRDLARTCVELDDGASWRRLLGPLVTNSGAVVDLMLGDKRSVPTSLAPTMRLGLRMLAQGTPAWRSLVGEDARALFTGVAAHAISRLPSLVSAGAGLMLATLAHSVGWPIPVGGSQVIADALIADLRAHGGELTAGVEITSPPGGVVVFDTAPTTLLHVYRDALPDRYAKALRRYRFGSGVAKVDFVLSDEIPWSDSRLSQAPTLHLGGTREQMARAEAEVAAGRHADWPMVLAASPHLADPGRVDGVGRRPFWTYAHVPSGSTVDATETVTRVVERLAPGFRDVVVAARSVPAARMVEHNANYVGGDISVGANSVWRAIAGPTPRLNPWRTPVPGVYLCSAATPPGAGVHGMSGYYAARTLLRHEFGFRDAPGLSP; encoded by the coding sequence GTGGACGTCACCGTCGTCGGCAGCGGGCCCAACGGGCTGGCTGCCGCCGTCATCTGCGCCCGAGCCGGCCTGGAAGTACAGGTACTCGAGGCCCAGCCGACGTTCGGGGGCGGCGCGCGCAGCGCGGCCGACGGTGAATATCCCGAGGTCATGCACGACGTGTGTTCAGCGGTTCATCCGCTGGCGCTGGCGTCGCCGTTTTTCGCCGAGTTCGACCTTTCCGCGCGCGGTGTGACACTGGCCGTACCGGAGATCTCGTATGCCAACCCGCTGCCGGGGCGGCCAGCGGCCATCGCCTACCGCGACCTGGCCCGCACCTGCGTCGAATTGGACGACGGTGCGTCCTGGCGACGGCTCCTCGGTCCGCTGGTGACGAATTCCGGTGCCGTCGTGGACCTTATGCTCGGCGACAAGCGTTCGGTGCCCACGTCGCTGGCGCCGACTATGCGCCTCGGATTGCGAATGCTGGCCCAGGGAACGCCCGCGTGGCGCTCCCTGGTTGGCGAAGATGCCCGAGCGCTGTTCACTGGCGTCGCGGCCCATGCCATTTCTCGGTTGCCGTCGCTGGTGTCGGCGGGTGCAGGGCTCATGCTGGCCACCCTCGCCCATTCGGTCGGCTGGCCCATCCCGGTGGGCGGCAGCCAGGTGATCGCCGACGCGCTGATCGCCGATCTGCGGGCACACGGCGGTGAGCTGACCGCAGGCGTCGAGATCACTTCTCCGCCCGGCGGTGTCGTGGTTTTCGATACGGCGCCCACGACGCTGCTGCACGTCTACCGCGACGCCCTTCCAGATCGGTACGCTAAAGCGTTGCGCCGGTACCGGTTTGGCTCCGGTGTGGCGAAAGTCGACTTCGTGCTCAGTGACGAGATTCCGTGGTCGGATTCCCGGCTCAGTCAGGCCCCGACGCTTCACCTCGGCGGCACCCGCGAGCAGATGGCGCGCGCCGAGGCGGAGGTCGCGGCCGGGCGCCACGCCGACTGGCCGATGGTGCTGGCGGCAAGCCCGCACCTGGCCGATCCCGGCCGAGTGGATGGCGTCGGCCGGCGTCCCTTCTGGACGTACGCCCACGTCCCTTCGGGCTCGACGGTCGATGCGACCGAGACGGTGACCCGGGTCGTCGAGCGGCTGGCACCTGGCTTCCGCGACGTCGTCGTCGCAGCACGTTCCGTGCCCGCCGCACGAATGGTCGAGCACAACGCTAACTATGTCGGTGGCGATATCTCCGTGGGTGCCAACTCCGTGTGGCGTGCGATCGCCGGACCCACACCACGCCTTAACCCTTGGCGCACACCGGTTCCCGGGGTGTACCTGTGTTCGGCGGCCACTCCGCCCGGCGCCGGGGTGCACGGCATGTCCGGTTATTACGCCGCACGCACCCTGCTGCGGCACGAATTCGGCTTTCGAGACGCCCCTGGACTGTCGCCGTGA
- the serA gene encoding phosphoglycerate dehydrogenase has protein sequence MNLPVVLIADKLAQSTVAALGDQVEVRWVDGPDRAKLLAAVPEADALLVRSATTVDAEVLAAAPRLKIVARAGVGLDNVDVDAATARGVLVVNAPTSNIHSAAEHALALLLAAARQIPAADATLRERTWKRSSFSGTEIFGKTVGVVGLGRIGQLVAQRVAAFDAHVVAYDPYVSSARAAQLGIELLPLDDLLARADFISVHLPKTPETAGLIDKEALARTKPGVIIVNAARGGLVDEAALADAVSRGHVRAAGLDVFASEPCTDSPLFDLPQVVVTPHLGASTAEAQDRAGTDVAESVRLALAGEFVPDAVNVGAGVVSEEVAPWLDLVRKLGVLAAALSDDAPVSLSVQVRGELASEEVEVLRLSALRGLFSAVIDEPVTFVNAPALAAERGVSAEITKAPESPNHRSVVDVRAVGADGSVVNVSGTLYGPQLTQKIVQINGRHFDMRAEGINLIVHYVDQPGALGKIGTVLGAAGVNIHAAQLSEDVEGPRATILLRLDQAVPDDVRSAMVAAVGANKIEVVDLS, from the coding sequence GTGAACTTGCCTGTTGTATTAATCGCCGACAAACTTGCCCAATCGACGGTCGCTGCCCTGGGAGACCAGGTGGAGGTGCGCTGGGTAGACGGTCCGGACCGCGCGAAGCTGCTGGCCGCAGTGCCCGAGGCCGACGCGCTGCTGGTACGGTCGGCCACCACCGTGGACGCCGAAGTGCTGGCCGCGGCTCCCAGGCTGAAAATCGTGGCACGCGCCGGCGTCGGGCTGGACAACGTCGACGTAGACGCCGCCACCGCCCGCGGTGTGCTGGTGGTCAACGCCCCGACGTCGAACATCCACAGCGCCGCAGAGCACGCCCTCGCGCTGCTACTGGCCGCGGCCCGGCAGATCCCGGCCGCCGACGCCACGCTGCGCGAGCGCACCTGGAAACGGTCCTCGTTCTCCGGCACCGAGATCTTCGGAAAGACCGTCGGCGTCGTCGGATTGGGCCGCATCGGACAGTTGGTCGCGCAGCGGGTCGCCGCTTTCGACGCCCACGTCGTCGCCTACGACCCTTACGTCTCGTCCGCCCGGGCTGCGCAGCTCGGCATCGAACTGCTGCCCCTGGACGACCTGCTGGCCCGCGCCGACTTCATCTCGGTGCACCTGCCCAAGACGCCCGAGACGGCAGGTCTGATCGACAAGGAAGCACTGGCCAGGACCAAGCCCGGCGTCATCATCGTCAACGCCGCCCGCGGCGGCCTGGTGGACGAGGCGGCCCTGGCCGACGCGGTCAGCAGGGGCCACGTGCGCGCTGCCGGTCTTGACGTGTTCGCCAGCGAACCGTGCACCGACAGCCCGTTGTTCGACCTGCCCCAGGTGGTCGTCACCCCGCACCTCGGGGCGTCCACCGCCGAGGCCCAGGACCGGGCCGGAACTGACGTCGCCGAGAGCGTTCGACTGGCGCTGGCGGGGGAGTTCGTTCCCGACGCGGTCAACGTCGGCGCCGGAGTGGTCAGCGAAGAGGTGGCGCCCTGGCTGGATCTAGTGCGCAAGCTCGGAGTGCTGGCCGCCGCGCTGTCCGATGACGCGCCGGTGTCGTTGTCGGTACAGGTTCGAGGTGAGCTTGCCTCCGAAGAGGTTGAGGTGCTGCGGCTTTCGGCGTTGCGCGGGCTGTTTTCGGCGGTGATCGACGAGCCGGTGACCTTTGTCAACGCCCCGGCGCTGGCCGCCGAGCGCGGGGTCTCCGCCGAGATCACCAAGGCCCCCGAAAGCCCCAACCACCGCAGTGTCGTCGACGTCCGTGCGGTCGGCGCGGACGGCTCCGTCGTGAATGTCTCGGGCACGCTGTACGGCCCGCAGCTGACTCAGAAGATCGTGCAGATCAACGGCCGCCACTTCGACATGCGCGCCGAGGGGATCAACTTGATCGTCCACTACGTCGACCAGCCGGGAGCCCTGGGCAAGATCGGCACCGTGCTGGGCGCGGCCGGGGTGAACATCCATGCCGCTCAATTGTCCGAGGACGTCGAGGGTCCGCGCGCGACGATCCTGCTGCGGCTGGATCAGGCTGTGCCCGACGATGTCCGGTCGGCGATGGTGGCGGCAGTCGGCGCCAACAAGATCGAAGTGGTCGACCTGTCGTGA
- a CDS encoding 3-isopropylmalate dehydrogenase, producing the protein MKLAIIAGDGIGPEVMTEAVKVLDAVLPGVQKTGYDLGARRFHATGELLPDTVLAELREHDAILLGAIGDPSVPSGVLERGLLLRLRFELDHHINLRPARLYPGVSSPLAGNPDIDFLVVREGTEGPYTGNGGAIRVGTPNEVATEVSVNTAFGARRVVADAFERAQRRRKHLTLVHKTNVLTFAGSLWWRTVQETGEKFPDVEVAYQHVDAATIHMITDPGRFDVVVTDNLFGDIITDLAAAVCGGIGLAASGNIDATRTNPSMFEPVHGSAPDIAGQGIADPTAAIMSVALLLAHVGEVNAADRVDRAVEKYLATRGNERLATTAVGDRIAAAL; encoded by the coding sequence ATGAAGCTCGCGATCATCGCAGGTGACGGCATCGGTCCCGAGGTGATGACCGAAGCGGTCAAAGTCCTCGACGCGGTGCTGCCGGGCGTGCAGAAGACCGGCTACGACCTCGGCGCCAGGCGGTTCCACGCCACCGGCGAGCTATTACCGGACACGGTGCTCGCCGAACTCCGCGAGCACGACGCCATCCTGCTCGGGGCCATCGGGGACCCGTCGGTGCCCAGCGGCGTGCTGGAGCGCGGCTTGCTGCTGCGACTGCGCTTCGAGCTGGACCACCACATCAATCTGCGGCCGGCTCGGCTCTACCCGGGAGTGAGCAGCCCCCTGGCGGGTAACCCCGACATCGATTTTCTGGTGGTGCGCGAGGGAACCGAGGGGCCCTACACCGGTAACGGCGGTGCGATTCGGGTCGGCACGCCCAACGAGGTGGCCACCGAAGTCAGCGTGAACACCGCGTTCGGCGCGCGCAGGGTGGTCGCCGACGCGTTCGAGCGGGCGCAGCGGCGTCGTAAGCATCTGACGCTGGTGCACAAGACCAACGTCCTGACATTCGCCGGAAGCCTGTGGTGGCGGACCGTGCAGGAGACCGGCGAGAAGTTTCCCGACGTCGAGGTGGCGTATCAGCACGTCGACGCGGCCACCATCCACATGATCACCGACCCAGGTCGTTTCGACGTCGTCGTCACCGACAACTTGTTCGGCGACATCATCACCGACCTGGCAGCGGCGGTCTGCGGCGGAATCGGCTTGGCCGCCAGTGGAAACATCGACGCGACCCGGACGAACCCGTCGATGTTCGAGCCGGTGCATGGCAGCGCTCCCGACATCGCCGGTCAGGGCATCGCCGATCCGACCGCGGCGATCATGTCGGTGGCGCTGCTGCTTGCCCACGTCGGCGAGGTCAACGCCGCCGACCGGGTAGACCGGGCGGTCGAGAAGTACCTGGCGACTCGGGGCAACGAACGGCTGGCCACCACCGCCGTCGGCGACCGGATTGCCGCAGCGCTCTAG
- a CDS encoding MFS transporter, with product MQTTSTRRWSLLAIALIATLCATIFINGIAFLIPALNDVRGISLSEAALLSAMPSFGMVFTLIGWGYVLDLVGERIVLTVGLALTAAAAYGASLVPQSMLAEGVALFAGGMAAASANTASGRLVTGWFPAEQRGLAMGIRQTAQPLGIASAALVLPELGERSISVALLFPATVCALAAVLCAVWVRDPSRPARSAADHSELANPYRGTAVLWRIHLTSALLMVPQTVVLTFMLVWLIKSHGWSITAAGTLMSVSQLLGALGRIAAGRWSDHVGSRMRPIRMIAVAAALVMMLLAVADHLHSTVAVALMVVASVITVLDNGLAFTAIPEVAGRFWSGRAMGAQNTTQRLTAAIGPPVFGGVIEASGYPLAFAVCGLFPLLAWPIVPQHARAHVRAAS from the coding sequence ATGCAGACGACATCGACGCGCCGTTGGTCGCTGCTCGCAATCGCGCTCATCGCGACGTTGTGCGCCACCATCTTCATCAATGGCATTGCCTTCCTGATTCCCGCACTCAACGACGTGCGCGGCATCAGCCTGTCCGAAGCCGCCCTGCTGTCGGCGATGCCCAGCTTCGGCATGGTCTTTACGCTGATCGGCTGGGGATATGTGCTGGACCTGGTCGGCGAACGGATCGTGCTCACCGTGGGCTTGGCCCTCACCGCGGCCGCCGCCTATGGGGCATCCCTGGTGCCCCAGTCGATGCTCGCCGAGGGCGTTGCCCTGTTCGCCGGGGGTATGGCCGCGGCCAGCGCCAACACCGCCAGCGGGCGGCTGGTAACCGGCTGGTTTCCCGCGGAGCAGCGCGGCCTGGCGATGGGAATCCGGCAGACCGCGCAGCCGCTCGGAATCGCCTCGGCCGCACTCGTGCTCCCCGAGCTCGGTGAGCGCTCCATCTCGGTGGCGCTGTTGTTCCCGGCGACGGTGTGCGCATTGGCAGCAGTGCTTTGTGCAGTGTGGGTGCGCGACCCGTCGCGGCCGGCGCGGTCGGCCGCCGACCACAGCGAGTTGGCCAATCCCTATCGCGGCACGGCGGTGCTGTGGCGAATCCACCTCACATCCGCTCTGCTCATGGTCCCCCAGACGGTGGTCTTGACGTTCATGCTGGTCTGGCTGATCAAGAGCCACGGCTGGTCGATCACGGCCGCCGGCACGTTGATGAGCGTCTCGCAATTGCTGGGCGCGCTTGGCCGCATCGCCGCCGGGCGGTGGTCGGACCACGTCGGGTCCCGGATGCGGCCCATCCGGATGATTGCCGTTGCCGCCGCGCTGGTGATGATGTTGCTGGCGGTCGCCGATCACCTGCACTCGACTGTGGCGGTGGCGCTGATGGTCGTCGCGTCGGTGATCACGGTGCTCGACAACGGCTTGGCGTTCACCGCGATCCCCGAGGTGGCCGGGCGTTTCTGGAGCGGGCGCGCGATGGGCGCCCAGAACACCACCCAGCGACTCACCGCGGCAATCGGGCCCCCGGTATTCGGCGGGGTGATCGAGGCGTCGGGCTATCCGCTGGCCTTCGCGGTGTGCGGTTTGTTTCCGCTGCTGGCGTGGCCGATTGTGCCGCAGCACGCTCGCGCGCACGTCCGAGCGGCAAGCTAG
- a CDS encoding MFS transporter has protein sequence MPRQPSDPGELSLFARWSIVVVSLLVTSTSFLFINGVAFLIPRLEAARGTPLTQAGLLASMPSWGMVVTLVAWGYVLDRVGERIVMTVGSALTAAAAYAAASVHSLPLMGIYLFLGGMAAASSNSAGGRLVSGWFPPHQRGLAMGIRQTAQPLGIALGALVIPELAERGAHAGLMFPAVACTVAAVASLLGVANAPRKSRKVATDEELASPYRGSSVLWRIHAMSALLMMPQTVTVTFMLVWLMNHHGWSVAAAGGLVTVSQLLGALGRIAVGRWSDYVGSRMRPVRIIAVAAASALFLLALTDNIGSRYAVLLMIAISVIAVLDNGLEATAITEFAGPYWSGRALGTQNTTQRLMAAAGPPLFGALITTAAYPLAWALCGLFPLAAVPLVPTRLLPPGLETRARRQSIRRHRWRQAVRARELPTRPRLAGSPGPGRGGQTPTPPT, from the coding sequence ATGCCGCGTCAACCGAGCGACCCGGGCGAATTGAGCTTGTTTGCACGCTGGTCGATCGTGGTCGTCTCGCTGCTGGTGACCTCGACGTCGTTTCTGTTCATCAACGGCGTCGCCTTCCTGATCCCCCGCCTGGAAGCCGCGCGCGGAACCCCACTGACACAAGCGGGTCTGTTGGCGTCGATGCCCAGCTGGGGCATGGTGGTAACGCTGGTGGCCTGGGGTTACGTCCTGGACCGTGTGGGTGAGCGGATTGTGATGACCGTGGGCTCGGCTCTCACCGCCGCAGCCGCCTATGCCGCGGCGTCCGTGCACTCGCTGCCCCTGATGGGCATCTACCTGTTTTTGGGCGGCATGGCGGCCGCCAGCAGCAACAGTGCCGGCGGCCGGCTGGTATCGGGCTGGTTTCCACCGCATCAACGAGGACTGGCGATGGGGATCCGGCAGACCGCGCAACCGTTGGGAATCGCGCTGGGCGCGCTGGTCATACCGGAGCTGGCCGAACGAGGCGCCCATGCCGGACTGATGTTTCCCGCCGTCGCGTGCACCGTGGCTGCGGTGGCCAGCCTGCTCGGAGTAGCCAACGCGCCGCGCAAGTCCCGCAAAGTCGCCACCGACGAAGAGCTGGCCAGTCCATATCGGGGGTCATCGGTATTGTGGCGCATCCACGCGATGTCCGCGCTGCTGATGATGCCGCAGACGGTGACCGTGACGTTCATGTTGGTCTGGCTGATGAACCATCACGGTTGGTCGGTCGCGGCGGCCGGCGGTTTGGTGACCGTTTCGCAGCTGCTGGGTGCGCTGGGTCGTATCGCGGTCGGCCGCTGGTCGGACTACGTCGGCTCACGGATGCGGCCCGTCCGCATCATCGCCGTCGCCGCCGCGTCGGCCCTGTTCTTGTTGGCGCTTACCGACAACATCGGTTCGCGATATGCCGTGTTGCTCATGATCGCTATCTCGGTGATCGCGGTACTCGACAACGGGTTGGAGGCAACGGCGATCACCGAGTTCGCCGGACCCTATTGGAGCGGGCGCGCGCTGGGGACCCAGAACACCACGCAGCGCCTAATGGCGGCCGCCGGGCCCCCGCTGTTCGGTGCGCTTATCACGACGGCGGCCTATCCGCTGGCCTGGGCGCTGTGCGGGTTGTTCCCGCTGGCGGCGGTGCCGTTGGTGCCGACTCGCCTGTTGCCGCCCGGCTTGGAGACCCGAGCGCGGCGGCAATCGATTCGCCGGCATCGCTGGCGACAAGCCGTTCGCGCCCGCGAGCTGCCAACCAGGCCTCGGCTGGCGGGCTCGCCCGGGCCTGGCCGAGGTGGACAAACACCAACGCCACCGACGTGA
- a CDS encoding class I SAM-dependent methyltransferase, whose product MNRELMDWEAAYREHGVFGGPPPWNIGEPQPEIAALIRAGKIRSEVLDAGCGVAELSLALAALGHTVMGVDVSGTAIAKAKQAADDRGLSTVTFVQDDLTSLCGYDGRFNTIIDSTLFESLPVDSRDDYIRSVHRAAAPGASYYVLASTATALPADIELPPDAPAAPPNLVTETELREAVSRYWAIDEIRPAFIHVHLAEVLSRIPGVSLDDYEVDERNRVKVSAFLLTAHKAG is encoded by the coding sequence GTGAACCGCGAATTGATGGATTGGGAAGCCGCATATCGCGAACATGGTGTCTTCGGGGGACCGCCGCCGTGGAACATTGGCGAACCGCAACCGGAAATCGCGGCACTGATACGGGCCGGCAAGATCCGCAGCGAGGTTCTCGATGCCGGTTGTGGGGTCGCCGAGCTGTCGCTTGCGCTCGCCGCACTCGGGCACACAGTCATGGGTGTCGACGTGTCTGGCACCGCGATCGCCAAGGCCAAGCAAGCCGCCGACGATCGAGGGCTCAGCACGGTCACGTTCGTGCAGGATGACCTGACGTCACTTTGCGGCTACGACGGCCGGTTCAACACCATCATCGACAGCACCCTGTTCGAATCGCTTCCGGTCGATTCGCGCGACGACTACATCCGCTCGGTGCACCGTGCCGCCGCCCCGGGCGCGTCCTACTATGTCCTGGCGTCGACCGCGACCGCGCTCCCGGCCGACATCGAGCTGCCGCCCGATGCTCCCGCGGCGCCTCCAAATCTCGTTACCGAAACTGAATTGCGAGAAGCTGTTTCACGGTATTGGGCGATCGACGAGATCCGGCCGGCGTTCATCCATGTTCACTTGGCCGAGGTCCTATCTCGGATCCCGGGCGTCTCGTTAGATGACTACGAGGTCGACGAAAGAAACCGGGTAAAGGTCTCGGCTTTCTTGCTCACCGCGCACAAAGCGGGGTAG
- a CDS encoding Rv2993c-like domain-containing protein, producing MLAHEAHPNARRFASPDGPSGRSAFVASKARRTTPGDDRPGTAEHLFGTPNFTGRSWPLADVRLPGKVAGAHVLPGC from the coding sequence ATCCTCGCCCATGAGGCTCATCCGAATGCGCGTCGATTCGCCAGTCCTGACGGCCCGTCTGGCCGATCGGCCTTTGTCGCATCGAAGGCTCGGCGGACGACCCCGGGGGATGACCGTCCGGGAACCGCGGAACACCTGTTCGGTACGCCGAACTTCACCGGCCGCTCCTGGCCGTTGGCCGACGTCCGGCTGCCCGGAAAGGTCGCCGGCGCGCACGTCCTACCCGGTTGTTAA
- a CDS encoding MFS transporter, whose amino-acid sequence MIPALEAARGTALAEAGLLSAMPSLGMVVALIAWGYVADRIGERRVLATGSALTAVSAFAAASVNSLVAMGALLFLGGMAAASCNPACGRVVAGWFPAHQRGLAMGVRQTAQPLGIAMGALVIPQLAEHRPSLGLLFPASACAVSAVVDALIAHDPPRKPRTAAADAELVNPYRGSAVLWRIHAISALMVMPAVDDGDLHAGLVDRQPRWSVRAAGALVTITQLLGALTRIAAGSWSDCVGSRMRPASSRSPPASRYSCCLWPISSIRRLRWRSWSWSR is encoded by the coding sequence ATGATTCCCGCATTGGAAGCTGCGCGCGGCACCGCGCTGGCCGAAGCGGGTTTGCTGTCGGCAATGCCGAGCCTGGGCATGGTGGTCGCGCTGATCGCCTGGGGTTATGTGGCGGACCGCATCGGAGAACGTAGGGTGCTCGCGACCGGCTCCGCGTTGACCGCGGTCAGCGCCTTCGCCGCGGCATCGGTTAACTCGCTGGTGGCGATGGGAGCGCTGTTGTTCTTGGGCGGGATGGCGGCGGCCAGCTGCAATCCCGCCTGCGGCCGCGTGGTGGCGGGGTGGTTTCCGGCGCATCAGCGGGGGCTGGCCATGGGAGTCCGCCAGACCGCGCAACCGTTGGGAATCGCCATGGGCGCCTTGGTGATTCCGCAGCTCGCTGAGCACCGTCCAAGCTTGGGACTGCTGTTTCCGGCATCGGCGTGCGCGGTGTCGGCCGTAGTCGACGCCCTGATCGCACACGACCCGCCGCGCAAGCCACGGACCGCGGCCGCCGATGCCGAGCTCGTGAACCCCTATCGCGGCAGCGCCGTGCTGTGGCGGATCCACGCGATTTCAGCACTCATGGTGATGCCCGCAGTCGATGACGGTGACCTTCATGCTGGTCTGGTTGACCGGCAACCACGGTGGTCGGTGCGAGCTGCCGGTGCGCTGGTGACCATCACTCAACTACTCGGTGCGTTGACCCGCATTGCGGCCGGCAGCTGGTCCGATTGTGTGGGATCGCGCATGCGCCCCGCATCGTCGCGCTCGCCACCAGCGTCACGTTACTCATGCTGTCTTTGGCCAATCAGCTCGATTCGCCGCTTGCGGTGGCGTTCATGGTCATGGTCTCGGTGA
- a CDS encoding fumarylacetoacetate hydrolase family protein, whose protein sequence is MRLGRIASPDGPSGRSAFVSIEGSLDDPGGMTVREIAEHPFGTPTFTGRCWPLADVRLLAPILASKVVCVGKNYADHIAEMGGQPGATPADPVIFLKPNTAIIGPNVPIRLPANASPVHFEGELAIVIGRPCKDVPAAQAADNILGYTVANDVSARDQQQSDGQWTRAKGHDTFCPVGPWIVTDLDPLDPADLELRTEVNGEVKQHARTSLMIHHIGAIVEWISAVMTLLPGDLILTGTPAGVGPIEDGDTISITVEGIGTLTNPVVRKGKS, encoded by the coding sequence ATGCGCCTTGGTCGAATCGCCAGTCCTGACGGCCCGTCCGGCCGATCGGCCTTCGTCAGCATCGAAGGCTCACTGGACGACCCCGGGGGGATGACCGTCCGGGAAATCGCAGAACACCCGTTCGGTACGCCGACCTTCACCGGCCGCTGCTGGCCGTTGGCCGACGTCCGGCTGCTGGCACCGATACTTGCCAGCAAGGTGGTGTGCGTCGGCAAGAATTACGCCGATCACATCGCTGAAATGGGCGGCCAACCGGGCGCAACTCCGGCCGACCCCGTCATATTCCTCAAGCCCAATACCGCAATCATCGGTCCCAATGTGCCGATTCGGTTGCCCGCCAACGCATCCCCGGTTCACTTCGAGGGTGAGCTGGCGATAGTAATCGGACGGCCATGCAAGGACGTCCCAGCCGCCCAGGCGGCCGACAACATCCTCGGCTACACCGTCGCCAACGACGTATCCGCACGCGATCAGCAACAGTCCGACGGCCAATGGACCCGGGCGAAAGGCCACGACACGTTTTGTCCGGTCGGCCCGTGGATCGTCACCGACCTGGATCCGCTAGACCCAGCCGATCTCGAACTGCGCACCGAAGTCAACGGCGAAGTCAAACAGCATGCCCGCACGTCGCTGATGATCCACCACATCGGCGCCATCGTGGAATGGATCTCGGCGGTCATGACATTGCTGCCCGGAGACCTCATTCTCACCGGAACGCCGGCCGGAGTCGGTCCCATCGAAGACGGTGACACCATCTCCATCACCGTGGAAGGCATCGGCACCCTTACCAATCCCGTAGTGCGCAAAGGAAAGTCGTGA